A window of Halovivax gelatinilyticus genomic DNA:
CTTGATCTGCGGGATCGTCTGGTGTGACTCGTCGATGACGGTGAGGTAGTCGTCGGGGAAGTAATCGAGCAGCGTGTACGGCGTGTCTCCCGGTTCGCGGTCGGAGAGATAGACCGAGTAGTTCTCGATGCCCGAGCAGTAACCCGCCTCCGCCATCATCTCTAAGTCGAACGTGGTGCGCTCTTCGATCCGCTGGGCGGCGATCAGGTCGCCCTGGCGCTCGAAGTACGAGATGCGCCGATCTAGGTCCTCGCGGATCTCGTCCATCGCCCGCTCCAGTCTGGGTTCGGGAATCGAGTAGTGTTCGGCCGGGTGGACGAGCACGGCGGGCTCTTCGCTCACGACTTTCCCTTCCATCGGGTCTACCTTCAGCATCCGGTCGATCTCGTCGCCCCAGAGTTCGACGCGGACGGCGTAGCGGCCGTACATCGGGAAGATCTCGAGCGTGTCGCCGCGGACGCGAAACGTCCCCTGGGAGAAGTCGACGTCGTTTCGCTCGTAGTTCAAATCGACCAGCCGTTTCAAGAGTTCGTCGCGACCGGTCTCTTCGCCCACTTCGAGACGCATCGACATGTCGACGTAGTTTCGCGGGTCACCGAGCCCGTAGATGGCCGACACCGACGCGACCACGATGACGTCGTCTCGCGTCAGCAGCGACCGGGTGGCCGAGTGGCGCAGCCGATCGATCTCGTCGTTGATCGAGGCGTCCTTGTCGATGTAGGTGTCGGTCTGTTCGACGTACGCTTCGGGCTGGTAGTAGTCGTAGTAGGAGACGAAGTACTCGACGGCGTTGTTCGGAAAGAGGGTCCGAAACTCCTCGTAGAGCTGGGCGGCGAGGGTCTTGTTGTGGGCGATGACGAGCGTCGGTTGCTGGAGCTGCTCGACCGTCCACGAGACGGTGTTGGTCTTGCCCGACCCCGTCACGCCGAGCAGCGTTTGCTTCTCGGCGCCGGCTTCGTAGCCGCGGACGAGACCCTCGATGGCCTCGGGCTGGTCGCCCGCCGGCTCGAACGGCGCGTCGACCGCGAAGGGCTGGTCGGCGTCTGGTCGATCCGGCTGGAGGGGTCCCTCGGTGTTGCTCACGGTGAGACCCATTGTGGCCGAAGAACCTTGACGGACTCGGTGTGCGACGTAAAAATAGGCCGCGTGCGATTCGGTTACGTCTCGTCGGCTCGCTCCCGGTCGACCTCGAGCAGTACCTCGAACGCACGGTCTTCGAGCCCTTCCGGCGGCTGGAGTAGCCCGATCGCGAAGGCCGAGTAGATCGTCCCCGCCTCGACGGCGACGTCCGCGTCGAAGACGACGGTCTCCGGATCGCCCGCCGCGGTGACTTTAACGCGGTACGTTCCCGGATCGACCGCGAGGTACGGCGAGACGGTCCGGTAGGGGACGTCCTCGAGGACGACGTCGCCGGCCAGGTAGACGTCGACGTTCGGCGCGTCCGGCGAGAAGTGCGCGACACGGAGTCCGTTCTCCGGCGGCACGATCGGCTCTTCGTCGGCCGGTTCTTTCTCGTCTGTCGGTTCTTCGTCGCCTTTCTCGTCTCTGTGTTCGTCGTCCGTTTCGTCTTTGTGGCTGTCGGCTGCGTAGACGGAACCGGAAACCGCCGCCAGCCCGCTCGCGGCACCGATACCTTTCAACGTGGTACGTCTCGTGGGCATTACGTCCCAGCCAACGAAACTATTCCCAATATAGTCGACAGACTGTCTCATCAGTAAAACACCATTGGGAATGGCGAGTGGGCCGTTCCAGTGCGTTTCGTTCAGAATGGGCCGGATTACTGGGTGCACATCGAACCTGTTGCATTCGAATGACCGGACGGAGTAACCGGTTGTTTGAAACGTCGCGATCGGTCGTTCACCCGGTATCTGCGCGTTTTCCTGGGGAAGTAGGGCCGTGATCGGTCTCCGTTTAACTTCGGCACTGTTTCGGGTCGGACGGCGATCCTTCGCGGCGAGCGAGGGGCACCCACACTTCTTCCATCTGCCCGTAGAAGGCGTCGGTATGTCCGGAACGGGTCACGTTCAGAACGCGCGCCGGGAACTGGAAACCGCCGTCGAACGAGCCGACGACGACGTTCGAGACGACCTGCGCGAGACGGCGGCCGAACTCGCCGCGATCGCGAGCGGCGACCAGCCCGCAGATTACGCCGTCGTCGACGGCTACCTGAACGAACTTCGCCAGACGAAACGAGACGCCGACGACGTCGCCGACGAGATCGACGCGGCGATCGACCACCTCTCCGCGTACCGCGACGACCTGGAACAGGCGTGATATCCGGCGCACCGACGGCCTTCTCGGTCTACGTCGGGTGACGTATCGGTCCCACGTTCGGTGTCTTCTTCGTCCGTCGTTCGGCGACGCTGACTCCCGACGTGCGTCGCCCATCGTCGCGGAACCGGATGACGCGACCGGGCCAGCGCACGTCGCCGCTCCGTTAGACACCTCGACTCGCCGCTCCGTTAGACACTCCGACGACGCCGACCGTCAGGAAGCCGTGAGTACCGGTTTATCACCCTCCCGGTCGTCCGTTCTAGTGTTATGTCTTCGACACCTCCTACCGACGATTCGCACGTACGCCAGACCGACCGCTCGGCCGACTCGCTCGGGGCGGTCGTCGACTGGATCGTGACCGCGTTTCTGGTCCTGGCCGGGCTCTCGATCGCGATCGGCGGGCTGTTCGCCTCGCTCGCGGCCGACCGAGCCCAGATCGAATCGCTCGTCGCCGACGGGACGATCGAGGCCGATCCGCTCACCGACGCGGAACTCGTCGATCTCACCTACGCGCTGGCGTCGACGGGCGGGCTCTGGCTGGTCGTCGTCGGACTCCTGACCGCCGTCGCTGGCGTCGTGTTCTTCGTTTCCCGCCGCCGTACGCGCCGCCAGTTCGCTCTAGAGGAGCGTCCACCGCCGACGGTCGGCACCTACGCGCTCATCGGCGGGATCGTCACGATCGTGGCGTCGTTCGTCCCGCTCGCGCCGATCCTCGGCGGCGGCGTCTCCGGCTACCTCTCGCGTGACGACCGCCACCACGGGCTGGCCATCGGCGGACTGGCCGGGCTCGTCGCGGCGGCCCCGGTCGTCGTCGGCTTTGCCATCCTGTTAGGCGGACTGGCGATCGCCGCGAACGCGCTCGGCCTCGGCTTTGCGACCGTGGCGATCGCGCTCGCGTTCGTCCTGCTCACGATGATCGCCGCGCTCTACGTGGTCGCGCTGAGCGCGCTCGGCGGTTTTCTGGGCGCCTACCTCGCTCGCGATCGGCGCGACGATCGGGCGGCGACGGACGCTGGACACTGAGAACGGTCTCGTCGATTCGAACCGCCGGCCCGACTACTCCAGCCGGTCTAGCACCGCGTCGGTCTCGTACGACAGCGAGAGCGACCGGGAGCGACCGCGACCCTCGATTTCGGCGTAGTCGGCGTCGATCAGGTCGAGCTGGTCGAGCTTGTTGACGATCTCGGAGTAGCGCGTGTAACCGAGGTCGGTCTCCTCGTGGAAGGCTTCGTAGACGTCGCCCGCTTGTTGGCCGTCGTGCTCGGCGATGACGCGCACCAGCGCCCGTTCGGAGTCCGACAGGCCCTGGAGGCTTCGCGAGAGGCTTATGTACTTCGAGGTCTCGAACGCCGCCTCGACGTCCTCGCTCGAGATCGTCTTCGAGCCGCGCATCTCCGCGTTCAGGCCGGCGCGCTTGAAGAGGTCGATGCCGACGCGCAGGTCGCCGCTCTGGGCGGTGAGTTCGGCCACCCGGTCGAGGATCGGGGCGGTGACGACGCCGTCGTTGAACCCGCGCTTGACCCGTTCGCCAAGGATGTCGACGATTTCGCGTTCGTCGTAGACGGGGAAGTAGACGTCCTCTGGTCGGAAGACGCTCTGGACGCGCGCGTCGAGTTCGTCGACGACGTCGAGCGTGGGATCCGAGGAGACGACGATGACGCCGATCTTCGCGCCGGGGTGTTCCTCGTGGGCGCGAAGCAGCGAGTAGAGCGTATCCGAGGCTTCGTTCTCGTAGAAGAGGTAGTTGACGTCGTCCAGCGCGACGACGAGAACCCGATCGTCCTCGACGAGTTGCTCTGCGATCTGTCCGAAGAGCTTCTTGAAGGAGATGCCCGACGAGGGCGGTTCGTAGTCGAAGGTCCCCTCGAAGAGTCGCGAGAAGACGGCGTAGCGCGTCGAGTTCACCTGGCAGTTGACCCGGATCGTCCGGACGTCGCGGGTCTGACCGGCGATCTCGTCGTATAAGCGCTGGACCGCCGTCGTCTTGCCGGTTCCGGGCGGCCCGCGGACGAGCACGTTGAGCGGGCGCGAACCGCGCACGGCGGGGCGCAGCGCGTAGACGAGGCTCTGCATCTGCGAGTCGCGGTGCTGGAACGTCTCCGGGACGTAGTCGATCTCGAAGACGGACTCGTTGCGAAAGACGGTCTCGTCCCAGCCCAACATCCCCTCGTCGGGGTCCCGTTCCATTACTTTCACCTCGCTCTCGAAGCTACGTCAGTGTTTCGGCGTCGGTCGCGTCGTGGCCCCAACGCCGCTGATTCGATTCGCGTTCGAACGCGTTCATCCGAGCGAGAACCCGTCGGATCGGATGGGACTCCTGACAGTCAGAGTGTTCGTGAGCGTTATTTATATTCGCTGACAGCCTACTATCGTTGGTGACGCACATGCGAACTCAAACCCGTCCCAACCTCTCTCCCATCGAGTGGTTCATCATGGCGCTCGTGACCGTCGGTGCAATCAACTGGGGCCTCGTCGGCCTCGAGGGATTCGTCGGTGGCAACCTGAACCTGGTGAACCTCCTCTTCGGGTCCGTCTCGACCATCGAATACTCGGTCTACCTGCTCGTCGGCCTCGCTGGTCTGTCGATCCTCGTCACGGGAATCCGACGCTACCGCAGCCCCGCCGAGGACGCGGCGGAGATCGAACACACCGAACCCGCTCGGTGACCGTTTTTTGCACGCAGTAGCCAGTCGGCCGTCAGTCGAACTTTTCTAACAACCGCTCGTAGAATCCGCCGGCGTCCGTCCCGCCGTCGGCGCTCGCCGTCTCGTCACTATCGACTTCCTCGGCCAACTTCTCGACGATCAGCTCGGGCGTCGAGCGAGCGAGGTGGTCCGGGACGGGTGATCGGTTCACCGCCAGTTCGCCCTCAACCAGTCCCACGGCCTCGATGCCGTCGACGGGGACCTCGTAGTCGGCGGTCTCGCGGATCTCGTCGGCCAGGTGGGAGACGAAGACGGCGGTGGCGTCGCGCGCAGAGAGCGCCTCTAAGATGCCGGCGATGATCTTCGCGCTGGCGCCCGGTTCGGTGATGCTCTCGAGTTCGTCGACCAGCACCAGCCCGCCGTCGGCCCCGGTCGCGAGGTCGGCGAAGCCGCGGACGGTCGCCTCGAAGGCGCCCGCGTCGAGGGTCCCCTGGGTCTTCGCGTGGTAGTGGACGGCGTCGAAGCGCCGGAGTCGAACCCGGTCGGCGGGAACCGGGAGGCCCATGTGCGCCAGGATGACGACGGCCGCCACCAGATCCAGCGTCGAGGTCTTTCCGCCGCTGTTTACCCCGGAGAGAAGGCGGACGCCGTCGACGTCGTAGTCGACCGGGTCGATCGCCGACGGCGGTTCGTCGAGCAGCGGCGAGCGGCCGCCCTCGATGCGGACGTCCGGACCGTCGCCGGCATCCCAGACGAACTCGGCCATCGTACACTCGAAGTCATCTGCGAAGCGGGAAATTGCGAGTTCGACGTCGAGTTCGAGCGCCTGTCGGACCAGGGTCTCGGCGTCACCTCGCAGGTCGGCTAGTTCCGCGGCGAGTGCTTGCTTTCGCCGGACCGCTCGCTGGTCCATCGTCGCCTGGAGCTCCTCGCGCAATCGACCGACCGCGTCGTCGTCGTGGGCGACCGGAAACGTCGGATCGTCGCCGAACGCCCGTTCGGCGAGTTCGGCTTCTCCCGTCGTGAGCCCGAGCGTCTCGACGACGTGTTCGCGAGCCGCGCTCACCGCCTCGTCGTACTCGTCGGCCAGTTCGCGCGAAAACAGCGAGTCCGCGCCGGCGCCCCGTTCGACCAGCGAGAGCAAGTCCGATCCCTCGATCGTGACGTCCTGTTCGGCGATCGCCGCTTTGAGCTGGTCGTTCGCGAGCGATTCGGCGCCGGCGACGACGGTATCCAGGTCGTCGACGGCGCGTTCGAGCCGGTCGAGTTCCTCGTCGCCGGCGACCGTCCCGTCGCTGTCGAACCGATCGAGTCCGTCTTCGAGCGCGGCCGGGTCACAGGGCGGTTCCAGGTCGCTCTCGCGGTGGACGGCGATCGCCGCCTGCAGCCGGTCGCGGTTGGCCGAGAAGAACGCGAGCGGACGTTCGGGGACGATCGCGATCGGGTCGTCGAACGCGTCCGGTCTGACACGGACGTCGCCGTCGACGTCGACGCCGGCGAAGTGCTCGTCGAGTGCGACCACGGTCGCGTAGCCGCGAGCGAGTTCGGCCAGCCCGCGGGCGTCCTCGACGAGTTCGACCGAGAGCTCTGGAAACGCCTCGGTAGCCTCCGCGTACCGTTCGGCGTCGGTCGTCGCGAGACAGCGCTCGCGGACGCGAACGTCGCCCGGCTCGACCGTCGGGGAGACCTCGCGCAGGGCCGCCAGGATGGCCTCGCTTGGCTCCCGTGAGAGCGCGTCGCTCGTCACCGTTCGCGCCTCCTCGATTCGAGACCGGCGCGAACTCGGGTAGAACGTCTCCAGGCGCCGTGCCGCGTAGTCGGTGACGGTTCGCTCCTGGAGACCCGAGAGCAGCTCGCGGTAAATCTCCCCGGTGCGGTCGGTGGCCAGAAAGCCGCCCGGATCGTCGTGTTCGGCCCGAATCGCCGCGCGGGCGATGTGGGCCGCCCGCCCGGGGCTCACCCCTGGCGCGCTCGCGATTTCGGCCACGTCACCCGTCCGAAGCGCCCGTTCCGGGTCGTCGAGTTCGGCCAGCGCCTCGGCCGTCTTCCGTCCGATCCCCGGGATCGCTTCGAGTTCCATCTGCGAGGTGATACGCACGTGTCGAGAAAAACGTATGGGGTCTGGTGTCAACTGGGACCGTCCCTCGCGGTCGTCGCGGCGGCTCACTCTCTGGGTCAACAAAATTGCTACTACTATACAATACAAGTGACCGTTTGAAACGAATAGGGAACGATATTCGAAAGACAACCAATTTGTGCTGTTCTTCTGCTTCATCACGGCTGAATGTTGCTTAAACTAACTTATTTTACCGTTTATGTCCACATCTACTCTCGCACCCTCTCCTTATGATGCGCCTGATGGCAGTTTGGGCGGTTCTAAATCCAGATGTGTATCCGTTGCCCGTACTATAATGTGGAAAATGTGCAATATCGGTGGCGCGTCCCCGTTCTCGGTGACTGGAAGATGACGGCGTAAGGTTGGGGGGTTCGGAGAGCGGATTTTCGGGTCCCGACTACTCGTCCGCCCGAAGCACGCCGGCGTCGACGAGTTGGTCGATCTCCTCGTCGTCGTATCCGACGGCACGAAGGACCGCTCGTGAGTGCTCGCCGAGTCGTGGTGGGTGTGTTTCGATCGACTGGATAGCGTTTCGAAACTTGATGGGAAAGCCGAGGGTGTCGACGTCGCCGACATCCGGGTGATCCATCGTCTGTAGCATCTCTCTCGCCTCCACCTGTGGATCGTCCCAGACGGAGACCGTGTCGTTGATCGGCGCGGCCGGAACGCCCGCCTCTCGAAGCGACTCGAGGAGTTCGTCGACCGAGTAGGACCCGACGGCCGCCGCGACCGCGTCGTTACACGCGTCGTGATTTTCGATCCGGTCGTCGAGCGTTTCGAAGCGTGGGTCGTCGACCAGCTCGTCCGCCCCGACCACGTCGCAAAAACGGTGCCAGTGGCGGTCCGTGATGATCGAGAGGTGAATCTCTCCGTCCGCCGCCTCGAACACGCCCTCGGGTGCGAAGTAGTTGTGCTGTCGACCGAACGGCGGGTACGGTTCACCGGTCGCCAGGCTGTAGGTTGCCCGGGTGGTCAACCCGGCTAGGGCCGCGTCGAGCAGCGAGACGTCGACGAAGTCTCCCTCGCCGGTCTGGCGTCGGTTCAACACCGCGAGTAAAATTCCCTGGACGGCGTACAGCGACGCGTAGACGTCGTTCATCGGCATGCCGGAGCGCATCGGCGGGCTCTCCTCCGAGCGCGTCATCGACATCGCTCCGCTCAGCGCCTGAATGGTCGTGTCGACGCCGTTGTACTCGCGGTACGGTCCGGTGTGACCGAACGCGGAGACCGAACAGTAGATGATCTCCTCGTTGCGCTCGCGGACCGTCTCGTAGTCGATCTCGTAGCGATCTGCGAACGCCGGCGGGAAGTTGAGCAACACGACGTCCGCCCGTTCGGCGAGATCGAGAAACGCCGCTCGACCCTGCTCGCTCGTCACGTCGAGTGCGAGACTTCGCTTGTTTCGATTCGGCGTCAGGTAGTAGAAACTCTCGCCGCCGAGGTCGGGTTCGATCCCGCGCGCGAGTTCACCGCCGGCTGGCCGTTCGATTTTGACGACGTCCGCCCCCATGTCGCCGAGCATCTGTCCGGCGTACGGGCCGGCGACCATCGTGGACAATTCCAGCACGGAGAGACCGTCCAGTGGCTGGCTGGGCATACGTTGGAGTTCTCCCAGGACCTCATAAGCGTTCGTTTCCCACCGGGTACCCGGTCCCGAACTCGCAGGGGTTGGACTCGGTCGGCTGACGGTGATCGTCCCGTCACCGTGATAACCTCGTCCTGACGCCGGTGGTGGTGCTCGGTTGTTGTGTTGTGATACCATGACACTGTCTTGAATGTGGGTGGGCCTGGCCGAGTTATTAACGGGCTTAGTACGTTATCTTGGTACGATCGGCACCGTGTGGTTTCGAAATGCCAGCACACCGTTTCGCTATCGCAGGATCGACCGGCGTCGACGGCTGTTGGACGGAGAGTCGAACGATCGCTCTCGAAACGGCGTATGACCGCCACAGCGAGGGACGCGCTAGTGTGCGGTGAGAAGGCAGATTGATGAACTGGTGTGAGCGGCCAGACCCGGTGTCAGTGACCCGGACGACGCGCGCGGTTCCGGTGGACGGAATCGGGATGTAAACGCGACTCGTTCGCCGACTACGACCCGTCGCTCGTCGGGAAGTACTTGCCCATGTCGGTCTTCCGGTGAGTCTCCAGGAAGAACTCGACGTTTTCGACCTGCTCGATCGCTCTGACGGCGTCGATGCTGTCGTCGACGTCGCCGAGCGACTCGGCCATACGGACCGCGTAGACGTCGAACGACCCGACGCCGGAACTGATGAACCAGTAGGGCATCTCCGCGAGCGTGTCCTTTACCACTTGCTTTGCGTTCGGCGTGTCGCTGACAGTGATCGACAGGCGAAGGACGTGCCAGTCGTGAGCGTTCGGGTTCAGCATGAAGAACGTCGAGGTCGATTCGAACAGGTTCTGGACCCGATAGCGAATCCCCTCGCCGCTCATCTCGTACCCGCGCTGGTCGAGTTGCTGTGAGATGTCGGCGTACGGCGTTCGCGGATCGTTCGAGAGGATCCCCAGGATGATCCGGTCGATTTCGTCCAATCCATCCATCGGTGAGCTGGCCATGGTCTCACATTGGATGGAAGTGACCTAAGACTTCTGTCCTCGACGAATTCCTGGCCTCTCGCGAACGGAGGCCGCACCAATCAGTCGGCGTCGGCAAGCGGTTCCAGGACCGACGCGACGGGCCGGTCCTCGATCGATCGAACCCGCTCTCGCACCGTTCGCCCCGCGTCGGCACCGATGACGGGCTCGACCAGCCGGTCGAACTTTTTGGTCACGTCCGCCCACGAAAGCGGCGTCTCCGGATCGCCTTTCGCGTCGAGCACTCGCGTCTCCACCGTTTCGTCGGCCGTCTCGATCGCGACGTTCACCGCCCACTGTTCCGGGTACCGTTCGTCGGCCCACTCGTCTGCTACCGCCTCGGTCGCCTCGATCAGTCGCCGTTCCGTCGGCGACAGTTCGTCGGCCAGCGCGTCGAAGAGCGTGTCTACGGTCACCTCGCGTCGGGTAACGGCGAGCATCGTCACGAACGGCAGACTGAACTGCCCGTCGACGACCGTCTCGGGGAATTGCTTCGTCGGCTCTCCCACGAGCTGGTGGCCCGACGATGAGAGTTCGACGCGGATCGCCTCGATCTGCTCGGGCGAGAGGTCGTTCGCCGTCACGAGTTCGACCGCCCCGTCGATGACGGGGTGGAGAAATCGACAGACCGGATACGGCTTCAGCCCGGTTCGGTCGATCTCGTAGGACTCGCCGAGCCCGTCACGGGCGCGTTCTGGCCGCGGATCGTCGGAGTACGCCTGGAGAAACCCCCGAGGCCCTTCGATCGGATTCGTCGTCGCGAGAAACTCGTTCTCCGCGAACGTCGCGGCGATATATCCGGAGTGGGCGGCCAATCCGGGATGGATCCGTTTGTTCCACGAACCGTCTTCGAGAAACTGTAGCGATCCGGCGGCCTGGCTGCCCGCGATGCCGAACGCGCGCTCTATCGTCTTCGCGTCGGCCCCAGCGATCATGCACGTAGCCGCCGCCGCGCCGAACACTCCGCACGTACTCGTCGCGTGGAATCCCCTGGCGTAGTGAGCTTCGGAATTGAGCGCCATGCCGAGTCTCGCCGTCACCTCGTAGCCGCCGACGAACGCCGCGAGAAGCTCCGACCCGCTCGCGTCGTGGTCCTCCCCGGCCGCCAACGCCGCGCCCAGGACTGGCGCCGCGGCGTGGACCGATCCGGCGCGGTGGGTCTCGTCGAAGTCGAGGCTGTGTGCGAGCGCACCGTTCGCCATGGCCGCGTACGGCGGTTGCAGGCGTTCGCCGGTCGCGAGTACGGTCGTCGATCCGCCCCCACCGTCGAGGTCGGCGATACTGTCGAGGACGATCGGCGTCGATCGCGCCCGTTGGCTCCCGATCGCGATGCCGATGGTGTCTAGCAAGACCCGCTTCGCTTGTGCGGTCGTCTCGGGCGGGAGTTCTGTCCCGGCCGTCGTGGCGCAGTAGGCCGCCAACGACTCCGTGATGTCCATACCGTTTCGTTCGCACCCACCGATTAACCGTTTTCGGCGTCACACAATCCCCGGTTGCCGTCGCACCAGCCTGGACCGCGTCTCCGTTTGCCATCGCACTCGCTGGGGTCGCGTCTATGGTGTCGATACACCCCCGTCCTCTCCATCGTACCGGCAGTCCGTCGTCGCGACTGACGCAAGCTTAATGGGACCACCCCGACGTGTCTCTGTATGGTTCGCAACATCCGAGAGGTCGGTGAGAACCGATACCGCGAGGAGTACGGCAGATTCTTCGAGGATTTCACTGTCGGCGACGTCTACGAACACCGACCGAACCGGACGATCACCGAAACGGACAACTACTGGTTCACGCTCATCACGATGAACAACCATCCGCTTCACTTCGACGCCGAGTACGCGGCGCAGACGGAGTGGGACCAGGAACTCGTCAACTCCGCTCTGACGCTGTCGGTCGTGCTCGGGATGACGGTCAGCGACGTCTCCTACCAGGCCGTCGCCAACCTCGGCTGGGAGGAAGTCCGACTGACGAATCCGGTGTTTCACGGCGACACGCTCACCGCCGAGTCCGAGGTCGTGAGAAAGCGCGAGAGCGAGTCGAGGCCGGGTCAGGGCATCGTGACCGTCGAGACGACCGGCTTCAAGCAAACGGGCGAAAAAGTGATCGAATTCACCCGCTCGGCGCTCATACCCACGCGCGAGGCTGCAGGCGAGTCGGCGTCAACGGACGAGGCCGACTCGACCGACGATCAGTGACGGTAGGCGGGAGAGACAGTCAATTCACGGATCGAACGGCCCGCTTCCTGTACCGACGCTTCGCTGGACACAATATTTATAGTCGCCTCCTACCAGTGTCGAGGTATGCTCGAGTTTAGCGCGGAGCATCAGCTTATCCAGTCTGAAGTCCAAAAGCTGTGTGATAACTACGAGGACGACTACTGGCAAGCGAAGGATCGGGAGGCCGAGTACCCGATGGAGTTCGTCCAGGAACTCGCAGAACACGGCTGGCTCGGAACGATCATTCCAGAAGAGTACGGCGGTGGCGGCTACGACACGCTCGAAGCGGCGATCGTGTTAGAAGAGATCGCCGCCAGCGGCGCCGGATTCAGCGGGTCGATGGCCTGTCACGGCGCCATGTTCGTTCCCCGATCGATCCTCAACTACGGCACCGAGGAGATGAAATCGACGTACCTCCCGAAGTTAGCGTCGG
This region includes:
- a CDS encoding MmgE/PrpD family protein; amino-acid sequence: MDITESLAAYCATTAGTELPPETTAQAKRVLLDTIGIAIGSQRARSTPIVLDSIADLDGGGGSTTVLATGERLQPPYAAMANGALAHSLDFDETHRAGSVHAAAPVLGAALAAGEDHDASGSELLAAFVGGYEVTARLGMALNSEAHYARGFHATSTCGVFGAAAATCMIAGADAKTIERAFGIAGSQAAGSLQFLEDGSWNKRIHPGLAAHSGYIAATFAENEFLATTNPIEGPRGFLQAYSDDPRPERARDGLGESYEIDRTGLKPYPVCRFLHPVIDGAVELVTANDLSPEQIEAIRVELSSSGHQLVGEPTKQFPETVVDGQFSLPFVTMLAVTRREVTVDTLFDALADELSPTERRLIEATEAVADEWADERYPEQWAVNVAIETADETVETRVLDAKGDPETPLSWADVTKKFDRLVEPVIGADAGRTVRERVRSIEDRPVASVLEPLADAD
- a CDS encoding MaoC family dehydratase, which codes for MVRNIREVGENRYREEYGRFFEDFTVGDVYEHRPNRTITETDNYWFTLITMNNHPLHFDAEYAAQTEWDQELVNSALTLSVVLGMTVSDVSYQAVANLGWEEVRLTNPVFHGDTLTAESEVVRKRESESRPGQGIVTVETTGFKQTGEKVIEFTRSALIPTREAAGESASTDEADSTDDQ